The segment CGGCGGTCATCGTCCGGACGATGTCGAACACCTTCAGCGTCGCGATGGAGATGGTCGTGAGCACCACGACCAGCGAGCTGCGGATGCCGGGAACGGTGACGTTGGTGAACCTCTGCCAGGAATTGGTGCCGTCCAACTGCGCCGCTTCGATCTGCTCGGCGGGAATGCCCTTGATCGCGGCGCTCAGGACGACCATCGCGAAACCGGTCTGGATCCAGATCATGACCACGATGAGGAGGAACGTGTTGAGCGGATCTGTCTGCAGCCACTGCACCGGTTCGCCGCCCAGGGCGGTGACGATCGCGTTGAGCAGACCGATCTGCTCGCGTTCGCCGGCACGGTACTCGTAGACGAAGCGCCAGATGATGCCCGCACCGACGAACGAGATCGCCATCGGCATGAACACCAGCGCCTTGTAGTAACGCTCACCGCGGGACTTGTCGATGAAGATCGCGTACGCCAGCCCGAGGGCGGTGGCGAGGGTGGGGACCAGGAGCACCCAGACGACGGTGTTGATGAGCGTCCGGATGGCGGCGGGCTGGGTGAACATCCAGATGAAGTTGTCCCAGCTGAAATTTCCGCTGTTGTCGAGGAAGGCCAGTCCCGTGGTGCGGATCGCCGGCCAGATCAGGCCGATGGCCAGAAGGATGATGGCGGGGGCGAGGAAGCCGACGAGCTGCCAGTAATCTCGGCCCTTCTTCGGAGCCCGGTCGATGAAGAAGACCAACAGGCCCACGATGGCGGCGAACACGGCCAGCCCCATCACGACCTGGAGGATCTTCCCCAGAAGATCGGCGGTGGTCATCGATCACGATCCCTTCTTCGTCGTTGAAGTGCGAAGGACGCGGTGCCGCGTCATCCGGTGTTCGGAGTGGTCGGGGGCGGGGCCATCCGCGCCCCACCCCCGACCTGGATCAACCGATCAGCTGGCGGGCCAGCTGGACTCGATCGCGTCGACCGTGTCCTGGGTGCTCTGCCCGGTGACCCAGGCCACCACGCCGCGCCAGAACGAGTCGGCGCCGACCGCGCCGGGCATGAGGTCCGAACCGTCGAAGCGGAAGGTGGTCTCGGGATCCTGCAGGATCTCGATCGACTGCACCAGCAGCTCGCTCGATGCGTTCTCGGGGTCCACACCCGTGTTGGCGCTGATCACACCGCCGAGGCTGACGCGGTTGTTCGCCCAGGTGTCGCTGGAGAGGAACGCGCGCACCGTCTCGACCTCTTCGGCGTCACGGAAGGCGACGGGGAACTCCCCACCACCGGTCACCGACAGGGGCTCGCCGGCTGTGGCCGGCGGGGTGAGGAAGCCGAAGACGTCGCCGTTGGAGGCAACGGTCACCTCGTCGCCGCCCTCAGCGTTCCAGAAGGTCTCGTAGAACGACGCCTGGTGGTGCAGCGAGCACTCGCCGTCGAGGATGGGCAGACCAGCGGTCTGGAAGGCCTCGGTGACGAGGGTCGACACGTCGCCGATGCCGCCGTTGACGAAGTCCTCGTTCTTCAGGTAGGCACCCACCGCGTCGAAGGCCTCGACGATCCGGGGGTCGTTGAACGGGATCTCGTGGGTCACCCACTGGTCGTAGACCTCGGGGCCGTGCAGGCGCAGCACCCAGTCCTCGATCCAGTCGGTGGCCGGCCAACCGGTGGCGTCACCGGACTCGAGACCCACGCACCAGGGCTTCTGGCCCGTTGCCGCGATCTCCTCGGTCAGCGCCGTCATCTCGTCGAGGGTCTGGGGGATCTCCCACCCGTTCTCCTCGAACTGCGTCGGCGAGTACCAGACGTATCCCTTGATGCTGGCCATCAGGGGGGCTGCGTAGAACGTGCCGTCGTAGGTGCCGTACTGCTTCCAGTCCTCGGACCACCACTCGTCGACGTTGGCCTCGACCTCGGCCGATGCCGGGATCAGCCAGCCGCCCTCGGCCAGACGCGCGAGCAGACCGGGCTGCGGCACGATGCCGATGTCGGGAGCGTTGCCGCCCTCGGCGAGGACGGCGATCTGCGCCTCGAACTCACTCGAGCCCTGGTATTCGATGTTGATGCCCGTGCACTGGGCGAAGTCGCTCCACGACTCCACCAGACGGTCCGCCTCGAGGTCGAGGATGGTGCCGCCGATGGTGACCTCGGCATCGTCGAAGGTGCCGTACTCCTCGTACTCCGTGCAGTCGACGTCTTCGTTCGCCGCGATGTCGCCGGTACATGCCGACAGCGCGAGGGCGGAAACACCGAGGGCCGCGACGGCTGTGACGACGCGACCCGCTTTTCCGAATCTCATTTTGCCTCCTCATCGAGCAGTTCCCACCGTCCTGCGACCCGCAGGCGTCGGGTAGGGAACCGATTCCAGGATCACCGTACGGGATAGCGCCTTGGCTTCACAACGCGAATTGATCACGACTCGATAACCGATGCGGACACTGGTGGCGCGCCGAGGATGCAACGTTGCATGATGACGTGGAAACGGTTCCAGATTCCGGTGGTGCGACACCGCCGTGAGAGCCCGAAGGAGGGTTCGTACGATGAGGGGGATCGCCGACGTCGCACGCCTCGCCGGGGTCTCGAAGTCCACGGCCAGTCGCGCCCTGACCGGGGCCGGGTACGTGTCCGCCGACACCCGCGAGCGCGTGCAGCGGGCCGCGGCCGAGCTCGGATACGTCGCCTCGACGAACGCGGTCAGTCTCGTCACCGGACGCACCCGCAACGTCGGAGTCGTGATGCCGTGCGTGAACCGCTGGTTCTTCGCCGAGGTGCTCGAAGGCATCCAGGACAGCCTCCTCGACGAGGGCCTGAACCTCACCCTCTACGACGCGCAGCCGGGCACCCCGGGCCGCCGGCGGATCTTCGAGGACTTCCTGTCCCGCAAGCAGTTCGACGGGCTGATCGCCGTCGGACTCGAACCGGAGGATGCCGAGCTCGCGCGACTGCGACGCATCGGCAAGCCCGTCGTCAGCATCGTCGGCGGAGCGGACGGACTCAGTGTCATCGCCCTCGACGACGACTACGCCGCACGGCGGGCCACCGACCACCTCATCGCCCTCGGTCACCGTCGCATCCTGTTCCTCGGCGGGGGCGCCCCCGACGGGCCGAAAGTCGCCGGCTCCGACGTCGAACGCGCCCGTCGCGAAGGCTACCGGGGAGCGATGGAGGATGCCGGCATGGGCGACCTCGCACAGCACGTCATGTCGCGCCTCAGCCTCCCGTCCGGCTACGCCGCCGCGGTCGACGTGCTCGGCTCGAGGGATCGTCCGACCGCGATCGTGGGGGTCTGCGACGAGGTCGCCATCGGCGCCATCATCGCGGCGCGCCGGCTGGGCATCCAAGTGCCGAACGATCTCAGCGTCGTCGGTATCGACGACCACGAGTACGCCGAGATGTTCGCCCTCACCACTCTTCGGCAGGCACCGCGCGAACAGGGCGCGACGGCCGTGAGGACACTGCTGGATCACCTCGCCGACCCCGAGCAGCCGCCCACCGTCATCCGGGCCCGGGCGCGACTGGTCGTGCGCAACTCGACGGGACCGGTCAACCCCCGGCAGTCGGCGGCGGTGGCGGATGCGTCGCTGGGGAGGACGTAGTGCCTCGCGACCCGTCACAGCCGCCGGCGCCGCAGCGCCGCCGGTGCCGACAGGTCGAGATCGGGGGGAAGGCCGAAAGACCCGGGACACGATGGGGTGTCCCGGGTCTTTCATGGCGGCGGTGTGCGCCACGGGGAGGTTTCGACAGGCCGCCTTCGGCGGCTCCTCGACCTGAGCCGACGCCGGGTCACCGCGCGCTGCGCATCGACCCGGCACGGCTCACTTCAGGGTGACGGTGGCGCCGGCCTCTTCCAGAGCGGCCTTGGCC is part of the Microbacterium sp. ET2 genome and harbors:
- a CDS encoding carbohydrate ABC transporter permease is translated as MTTADLLGKILQVVMGLAVFAAIVGLLVFFIDRAPKKGRDYWQLVGFLAPAIILLAIGLIWPAIRTTGLAFLDNSGNFSWDNFIWMFTQPAAIRTLINTVVWVLLVPTLATALGLAYAIFIDKSRGERYYKALVFMPMAISFVGAGIIWRFVYEYRAGEREQIGLLNAIVTALGGEPVQWLQTDPLNTFLLIVVMIWIQTGFAMVVLSAAIKGIPAEQIEAAQLDGTNSWQRFTNVTVPGIRSSLVVVLTTISIATLKVFDIVRTMTAGNFNTSVVANEMYTQAFRASEVGRGSALAVILFLLVLPIVIYNVNVLRKQREIR
- a CDS encoding LacI family DNA-binding transcriptional regulator, which encodes MRGIADVARLAGVSKSTASRALTGAGYVSADTRERVQRAAAELGYVASTNAVSLVTGRTRNVGVVMPCVNRWFFAEVLEGIQDSLLDEGLNLTLYDAQPGTPGRRRIFEDFLSRKQFDGLIAVGLEPEDAELARLRRIGKPVVSIVGGADGLSVIALDDDYAARRATDHLIALGHRRILFLGGGAPDGPKVAGSDVERARREGYRGAMEDAGMGDLAQHVMSRLSLPSGYAAAVDVLGSRDRPTAIVGVCDEVAIGAIIAARRLGIQVPNDLSVVGIDDHEYAEMFALTTLRQAPREQGATAVRTLLDHLADPEQPPTVIRARARLVVRNSTGPVNPRQSAAVADASLGRT
- a CDS encoding ABC transporter substrate-binding protein; protein product: MRFGKAGRVVTAVAALGVSALALSACTGDIAANEDVDCTEYEEYGTFDDAEVTIGGTILDLEADRLVESWSDFAQCTGINIEYQGSSEFEAQIAVLAEGGNAPDIGIVPQPGLLARLAEGGWLIPASAEVEANVDEWWSEDWKQYGTYDGTFYAAPLMASIKGYVWYSPTQFEENGWEIPQTLDEMTALTEEIAATGQKPWCVGLESGDATGWPATDWIEDWVLRLHGPEVYDQWVTHEIPFNDPRIVEAFDAVGAYLKNEDFVNGGIGDVSTLVTEAFQTAGLPILDGECSLHHQASFYETFWNAEGGDEVTVASNGDVFGFLTPPATAGEPLSVTGGGEFPVAFRDAEEVETVRAFLSSDTWANNRVSLGGVISANTGVDPENASSELLVQSIEILQDPETTFRFDGSDLMPGAVGADSFWRGVVAWVTGQSTQDTVDAIESSWPAS